One region of Arthrobacter sp. StoSoilB22 genomic DNA includes:
- the mshC gene encoding cysteine--1-D-myo-inosityl 2-amino-2-deoxy-alpha-D-glucopyranoside ligase, with translation MKSWTSRPVPELPGSLPQLRLYDTALGRVVDVEKQPEQSMYVCGITPYDATHMGHAASYVAFDLLNRAWRDSGVRVSYVQNVTDIDDPLLERATATGVDWRDLAQSQIELFQTDMDALNVLAPNHYIGAVEAIPDIVPAIEQLIADGVAYRVAGSEGEPDGDVYYDVETAGKRSDATDAWTLGDVSGLGEKDMLELFAERGGDPARAGKRHALDPLLWRVAREGEPSWPGATLGDGRPGWHIECTVIAQKYLPAPFTVQGGGSDLVFPHHEMGAGHAYSLSGVPLARHYAHAGMVGLDGEKMSKSKGNLVLVSKLRAAGEEPAAIRLAILAHHYRSDWSWTDAGFAEAKDRLKRWRIAVDHAPAGSAAALTAAMRGELANDLNAPGAIAVVDHWAGEAIRADAVSSATDAALVTDAIDALLGVEL, from the coding sequence GTGAAATCGTGGACCTCCCGCCCTGTACCTGAGCTGCCCGGCAGCCTGCCGCAACTACGGCTGTATGACACAGCCCTTGGGCGGGTGGTGGACGTTGAGAAGCAGCCGGAGCAGTCGATGTATGTCTGCGGCATCACCCCGTATGACGCGACTCATATGGGACACGCAGCCAGTTATGTGGCGTTTGATCTCCTGAACCGCGCTTGGCGCGATTCCGGCGTCCGGGTCTCCTACGTCCAAAACGTCACGGATATTGATGACCCCCTCTTGGAGCGGGCTACAGCTACCGGAGTGGATTGGCGTGACTTGGCCCAGAGCCAAATCGAGCTGTTCCAGACAGATATGGACGCTTTGAACGTCCTCGCGCCGAACCACTACATCGGCGCTGTGGAGGCCATCCCGGACATTGTTCCGGCCATTGAGCAACTGATCGCCGACGGCGTTGCCTACCGGGTTGCCGGCTCCGAAGGAGAGCCCGACGGCGATGTTTACTACGACGTCGAGACCGCCGGCAAGCGCTCAGACGCCACAGACGCCTGGACGCTGGGCGATGTTTCCGGCCTGGGTGAGAAGGACATGCTGGAATTGTTCGCTGAACGCGGTGGAGACCCGGCCCGGGCGGGCAAACGCCACGCCTTGGATCCTTTGCTGTGGCGGGTTGCCCGTGAGGGCGAGCCGAGCTGGCCCGGCGCCACCCTCGGCGACGGCCGTCCCGGCTGGCACATCGAATGTACGGTGATCGCGCAAAAGTATCTTCCTGCACCCTTCACCGTTCAGGGTGGTGGCTCCGACTTGGTGTTCCCGCACCATGAAATGGGCGCCGGCCATGCTTATTCACTCTCCGGAGTTCCGCTTGCGCGCCATTATGCGCACGCCGGAATGGTGGGGCTGGACGGAGAGAAGATGAGCAAGTCCAAAGGCAACCTGGTTCTTGTCTCAAAACTTCGCGCTGCCGGTGAGGAACCCGCGGCAATACGTCTGGCAATCCTGGCCCATCACTACCGCTCCGACTGGTCATGGACCGATGCCGGGTTTGCAGAAGCCAAAGACCGTCTCAAGCGGTGGCGCATAGCTGTGGATCACGCCCCTGCTGGATCTGCTGCGGCCTTGACAGCGGCCATGCGCGGTGAACTGGCCAACGACCTCAACGCCCCGGGGGCCATCGCCGTCGTCGACCATTGGGCAGGGGAAGCGATTCGCGCCGACGCGGTCAGCTCGGCTACGGATGCCGCCCTTGTTACTGACGCCATTGATGCTCTGCTCGGGGTTGAGCTCTAA
- a CDS encoding PAC2 family protein has protein sequence MNSVDGTPEGQDITAEPERFLKEPADGRRVTVMLAAFEGWNDAGEAASDALHYLNKLWDGKKVATVDAEEYYDFQFTRPTVRRTSSGARKVKWPSTRIYKAEVPDSNVDVVLVLGTEPSYRWRAYTTELLVHAEALKVDSVILVGALLADVPHSRPIPVSTTTEDSSLRERLNLEASQYEGPVGIVGVLAEFAMLAGLPTVSLWAAVPHYVAQPPSPKAQLAILHRIEDLLQVPLDSQPLAEESEAWERGVDELATEDPEIAAYVRQLEEAKDTADLPEASGESIAREFERYLKRRGKERP, from the coding sequence ATGAACAGTGTGGACGGGACCCCCGAAGGACAGGACATCACCGCGGAGCCCGAGCGTTTCCTCAAGGAACCCGCGGACGGCCGGCGTGTCACCGTAATGCTTGCCGCGTTTGAGGGCTGGAACGATGCCGGTGAGGCCGCCAGCGATGCTCTGCACTACTTGAACAAGCTCTGGGACGGCAAGAAGGTGGCCACCGTGGACGCCGAGGAGTACTACGACTTCCAGTTCACGCGGCCCACGGTGCGCCGGACGTCCTCAGGCGCCCGAAAGGTGAAATGGCCGTCAACCCGGATTTACAAGGCTGAGGTTCCGGACAGCAACGTGGATGTGGTCCTGGTTCTCGGCACCGAACCCTCATACCGCTGGCGTGCTTACACCACAGAATTGCTGGTCCATGCGGAAGCGCTCAAAGTGGACTCCGTGATTTTGGTGGGCGCACTGCTGGCCGATGTCCCCCACAGCCGTCCGATTCCGGTGAGTACTACCACCGAGGACAGTTCACTGCGGGAGCGCCTGAACCTGGAGGCATCCCAATACGAGGGACCAGTGGGCATTGTGGGTGTGCTCGCAGAGTTCGCAATGCTGGCAGGGCTGCCCACAGTCTCATTGTGGGCAGCAGTACCTCATTATGTCGCCCAGCCGCCCTCCCCCAAAGCACAGCTGGCGATTCTGCACAGGATCGAAGACCTCCTCCAAGTTCCTTTGGACAGCCAGCCATTGGCTGAAGAATCTGAGGCTTGGGAACGCGGAGTAGACGAGCTTGCAACAGAAGACCCTGAGATTGCCGCCTATGTGCGGCAGCTGGAAGAAGCGAAAGATACAGCTGACCTGCCGGAGGCCTCAGGCGAATCCATTGCCCGTGAATTCGAGCGGTACCTGAAACGGCGCGGTAAAGAACGTCCCTAA
- a CDS encoding HAD family phosphatase has product MHGISPRSVSAIRPQRNPRTAARLVPRRLETMHSSPSQPLLKAVLWDMDGTLVDTEPYWIAAERALVESHGGTWSHQQAMQLVGQSLLHSAAVLQAAGVRLEAREIVDTLSAQVIAQVRKEVPWRPGARELLDELHEAGIRCALVTMSEGPLAGVVVESLPKPYFEFMVTGDTVTHGKPHPEAYLTAVERLKLDDPSVSIHHCVALEDSIPGATAAIASGVITVGIPHQVPLPDDPRMIMWPTLVGRAAPDLQELVAHRFAAANLLEGAS; this is encoded by the coding sequence ATGCATGGCATTTCACCCCGAAGCGTGTCCGCGATTCGCCCACAGCGCAACCCGCGGACGGCCGCGCGCTTGGTTCCACGTAGACTGGAAACCATGCATTCCTCACCCAGCCAGCCCCTCCTCAAAGCCGTGCTCTGGGATATGGATGGCACACTCGTGGACACCGAACCCTATTGGATAGCGGCCGAGCGTGCGCTGGTGGAGTCCCACGGCGGGACCTGGTCCCACCAGCAGGCCATGCAGTTGGTGGGACAGTCCTTACTGCACTCGGCAGCCGTCCTGCAGGCCGCAGGCGTCAGGTTGGAGGCCCGCGAAATCGTAGACACCTTGAGTGCACAAGTGATCGCCCAGGTCCGCAAAGAGGTTCCCTGGCGGCCAGGCGCCCGCGAGCTGCTGGATGAACTCCACGAGGCAGGCATTCGCTGCGCACTGGTGACCATGTCCGAAGGGCCCCTGGCCGGTGTGGTGGTGGAAAGCCTACCCAAGCCCTACTTCGAGTTCATGGTCACCGGCGATACTGTCACCCACGGAAAACCGCACCCGGAGGCCTATCTCACGGCAGTTGAACGGCTCAAGCTGGACGACCCCTCCGTTAGCATCCACCACTGCGTCGCGCTCGAAGATTCCATCCCCGGCGCAACGGCAGCCATTGCTTCGGGGGTGATTACTGTGGGAATTCCCCATCAGGTGCCCCTTCCGGACGATCCACGAATGATCATGTGGCCCACGTTGGTTGGCCGTGCCGCTCCCGATCTGCAAGAGCTGGTAGCTCACCGTTTCGCAGCAGCGAACTTGCTTGAAGGGGCCAGCTAG
- a CDS encoding site-2 protease family protein → MTSPSTPHHSQSKKRDGIPLGKIAGVPVYLAYSWFVIAAITVVFYGPFIMDFIPGLGNWAYLVGLAVALLLALSVLIHELAHALSAKVFHWPTEKIVINLWGGHTQFENFTASPGRSVVVALAGPASNFVVAAVMFSIDSVAQFKGVAGTLTDIVVMANLLIGIFNILPGMPLDGGRLVESAVWKATGSQDKGTIAAGWSGRIIVVALVIWFIVVPFLRGQWPDLMYTTVTVLVCGFLWMGASSSIHHAKLRSRLYLVSAAGLAEPAVGVPNSASVADVLDISPTGSPAVVICGPDGKPQGVVDFGATLAVAAAHATTTPVTAVAHALAAGAYVPEWSKGQELIQYLARLDGGEYAVVDHNGIVTGLLRQQAVVTAITGKEARRSGRA, encoded by the coding sequence GTGACCAGCCCGTCCACACCGCACCATTCGCAAAGCAAAAAACGTGACGGCATCCCTTTGGGGAAGATTGCCGGCGTGCCGGTCTACCTCGCGTACTCGTGGTTTGTCATAGCAGCCATCACCGTGGTCTTCTACGGTCCGTTCATCATGGATTTCATACCAGGACTGGGCAACTGGGCTTACCTCGTTGGGTTGGCGGTCGCGTTACTCCTGGCGTTATCAGTTCTTATCCATGAACTCGCCCATGCCCTCAGTGCGAAAGTCTTCCACTGGCCCACCGAGAAAATTGTCATCAATCTTTGGGGCGGACACACACAGTTCGAGAACTTCACCGCCTCTCCGGGGCGTTCCGTGGTTGTGGCGTTGGCCGGCCCGGCATCCAACTTCGTGGTAGCCGCAGTGATGTTCTCGATCGACTCCGTTGCCCAGTTCAAGGGAGTTGCCGGGACGCTGACAGACATAGTAGTGATGGCCAATCTGCTGATTGGAATCTTCAACATTCTCCCGGGGATGCCGCTGGACGGGGGTCGATTGGTTGAGTCTGCGGTCTGGAAAGCTACGGGCAGCCAGGACAAGGGCACCATTGCAGCAGGATGGTCCGGCCGGATCATTGTGGTGGCACTTGTTATCTGGTTCATCGTGGTCCCTTTCCTGAGGGGGCAATGGCCGGATCTGATGTACACCACCGTCACCGTGCTTGTCTGCGGTTTCCTCTGGATGGGCGCCTCCAGCTCCATCCACCACGCTAAGCTCCGCAGCCGCCTGTACCTGGTCAGTGCTGCCGGCCTCGCTGAGCCAGCAGTAGGTGTGCCGAACTCGGCATCCGTGGCTGACGTCCTGGACATTTCACCGACCGGAAGTCCCGCCGTCGTGATTTGCGGTCCTGACGGCAAGCCACAGGGTGTGGTGGATTTCGGTGCAACGCTCGCTGTGGCGGCCGCACATGCGACGACGACGCCGGTCACCGCCGTGGCTCATGCCCTGGCCGCCGGGGCTTACGTCCCGGAATGGTCGAAGGGCCAGGAATTGATCCAGTACCTGGCTCGCCTGGACGGCGGCGAATACGCTGTGGTGGACCACAATGGAATCGTCACCGGGCTGCTTCGGCAGCAGGCAGTAGTGACCGCCATAACAGGTAAGGAAGCACGCAGGAGCGGGCGCGCCTGA
- a CDS encoding tRNA (adenine-N1)-methyltransferase — protein sequence MSSETAAPAASTGTDQSAIGSAVQPTGAARRRGPFRVGERVQLTDERGRMNTITLEVGGAFHTHRGFLNHDEIIGKVDGSVVSNNVGQQYQTLRPLLSDFVLSMPRGAAVVYPKDAAQIVTMADIFPGARVVEAGVGSGALSISLLRAVGDGGYLHSFERREEFADIARGNVETIFGGPHPAWQISLGDFQEEVIKAEAPGSVDRVVLDMLAPWECLDAVATVLAPGGVWINYVATVTQLSRTAEAIRADGRFTEPDAWESMVRGWHLEGLAVRPDHRMVAHTGFLLVTRRLADGVTGISVKRRPSKTEFSEEDLNAWTPAAVGERSVSDKKLRRAARDAIAGTNVQDDPPVTN from the coding sequence ATGAGCAGCGAAACCGCCGCCCCCGCAGCAAGCACAGGCACTGACCAGTCGGCCATCGGCTCGGCTGTGCAGCCGACGGGCGCTGCACGACGCCGCGGGCCTTTCCGTGTGGGCGAGCGGGTCCAGCTCACGGACGAGCGTGGCCGGATGAACACCATCACACTGGAAGTAGGCGGCGCTTTCCACACCCACCGCGGTTTCCTGAACCACGATGAAATCATCGGGAAAGTTGATGGTTCCGTGGTCAGCAACAACGTCGGTCAGCAGTACCAGACGTTGCGTCCCCTGCTCTCTGATTTCGTGCTGTCCATGCCCCGGGGCGCTGCTGTGGTTTACCCCAAGGATGCCGCCCAGATTGTCACCATGGCGGACATCTTCCCCGGCGCGCGGGTTGTCGAAGCCGGTGTGGGTTCGGGCGCTCTGTCCATTTCCTTGTTGCGCGCAGTCGGGGACGGGGGCTACCTGCATTCCTTCGAGCGCCGCGAGGAATTCGCGGACATCGCCCGGGGAAACGTAGAAACCATCTTTGGCGGCCCCCATCCCGCATGGCAGATCTCCTTGGGCGATTTCCAGGAAGAGGTCATCAAAGCCGAAGCTCCGGGCTCCGTGGACAGGGTTGTCCTGGACATGCTCGCACCATGGGAGTGCTTGGACGCGGTAGCCACTGTCCTGGCTCCGGGCGGGGTTTGGATCAACTATGTCGCCACCGTCACCCAGCTGTCCCGCACCGCCGAAGCAATCCGCGCGGACGGCCGCTTCACCGAACCGGATGCCTGGGAATCGATGGTTCGTGGTTGGCACCTCGAGGGCCTCGCGGTCCGTCCGGATCACCGCATGGTCGCCCACACCGGATTCCTGCTGGTCACACGCCGTCTTGCTGACGGTGTCACCGGAATTTCCGTGAAGCGCCGTCCATCCAAGACCGAGTTCAGCGAAGAGGACCTCAACGCGTGGACCCCTGCAGCGGTGGGGGAGCGCTCCGTGTCTGACAAGAAACTTCGGCGCGCAGCACGTGACGCAATCGCAGGGACCAATGTTCAGGATGACCCTCCAGTCACAAACTGA
- the arc gene encoding proteasome ATPase, with translation MDTSNNDLGRPTPDDANGEAETTAGRRFSAVQPPETSGELTVAERQINILRDKLRHIDRQLAAATQNNSKLVSMLETAKAEILRLKGALEQEGQPPYSFGTVVQINPRKQPAPGSSGQAATEESVDIFNAGRKMRVGVSPLVNLNQLAVGQEVLLNEALLVVAGLGYERAGELVTLKEMLGKDRALVVGRADEERVVRLSGALQGLHLKVGDALSLDSRTGYALEKVPRAEVENLVLEEVPDITYQDIGGLGPQIEQIRDAVELPFLHPDLYREHGLKAPKGILLYGPPGCGKTLIAKAVANSLAARAAERAGNTDLKSYFLNIKGPELLDKYVGETERHIRLIFSRAREKASDGSPVVVFFDEMDSLFRTRGTGVSSDVETTIVPQLLSEIDGVERLDNVIVIGASNREDMIDPAILRPGRLDVKVKIQRPDAEAAADIFAKYITTDLPFHPQDLAEYGGDVQATVDAMVQHTVEAMYSTEKSNEYLEVTYANGDTEMLYFKDFNSGAVVQNVVDRAKKYAIKDLLTSQQKGLRIDHLLRAVVDEFREHEDMPNTTNPDDWARISGKKGERITYIRTIVQGKAGQEPGKSIETTANTGQYL, from the coding sequence GTGGATACGTCAAACAACGACCTTGGACGGCCGACGCCGGACGATGCAAACGGCGAAGCGGAGACTACGGCAGGCCGGAGGTTCAGCGCCGTTCAACCGCCGGAGACCTCGGGTGAACTGACGGTTGCCGAACGGCAAATCAATATCCTTCGGGACAAGCTTCGCCACATCGACCGCCAGTTGGCAGCCGCGACCCAGAACAACAGCAAGCTCGTCAGCATGCTGGAAACAGCCAAGGCTGAGATTCTTCGCTTGAAGGGCGCTCTGGAGCAGGAGGGTCAACCTCCTTACAGCTTTGGGACCGTGGTGCAGATCAACCCGCGGAAGCAGCCCGCCCCTGGCAGTTCAGGGCAGGCAGCTACCGAAGAGTCCGTGGACATCTTCAATGCCGGGCGCAAGATGCGTGTAGGTGTCAGCCCGCTCGTGAACCTCAACCAGCTTGCGGTGGGGCAGGAAGTCCTGCTTAACGAAGCGCTGCTGGTGGTGGCAGGCCTCGGCTACGAACGCGCCGGCGAATTGGTCACGCTCAAGGAAATGCTTGGCAAGGACCGTGCGCTGGTGGTTGGCCGCGCCGATGAAGAGCGGGTGGTCCGGTTGTCCGGGGCGCTCCAAGGCCTTCACCTGAAGGTGGGCGACGCCTTGTCACTGGATTCACGGACGGGCTACGCGTTGGAGAAGGTACCGCGCGCCGAGGTGGAGAACCTCGTCCTTGAAGAAGTTCCGGACATCACCTACCAGGATATCGGTGGCCTTGGCCCGCAGATCGAGCAGATCCGGGACGCCGTGGAGTTGCCGTTCCTCCATCCGGACCTCTACCGCGAGCATGGGCTCAAAGCGCCTAAGGGCATTTTGCTCTACGGCCCTCCAGGATGCGGCAAAACCCTGATCGCCAAGGCAGTAGCGAATTCCCTTGCCGCCAGGGCAGCAGAGCGTGCCGGCAATACCGATCTCAAGAGCTACTTCCTCAACATCAAAGGTCCAGAACTCCTGGACAAGTACGTGGGTGAGACTGAGCGCCACATCCGCTTGATCTTCTCCCGTGCCCGCGAGAAGGCTTCAGATGGCAGCCCCGTGGTGGTCTTTTTCGACGAGATGGACTCGCTGTTCCGCACCCGCGGCACCGGCGTTTCTTCCGACGTTGAGACCACCATCGTGCCTCAGCTGCTCAGTGAAATCGACGGCGTGGAGCGTTTGGACAACGTCATCGTCATTGGTGCCTCCAACCGTGAGGACATGATCGATCCTGCCATCCTGCGTCCAGGTCGCCTCGACGTGAAGGTCAAGATCCAACGGCCCGACGCCGAAGCTGCAGCCGACATCTTCGCAAAGTACATCACCACTGACCTGCCCTTCCACCCCCAGGATTTGGCCGAGTACGGCGGCGATGTGCAGGCCACGGTGGATGCCATGGTCCAGCACACAGTGGAGGCCATGTACTCCACTGAGAAGTCCAATGAGTACCTTGAGGTGACGTACGCCAACGGAGATACGGAGATGCTGTACTTCAAGGACTTCAACTCCGGCGCGGTGGTGCAAAACGTGGTGGACCGTGCCAAGAAATACGCCATCAAGGACTTGCTGACCTCACAGCAGAAGGGTCTTCGGATCGATCACTTGCTCCGCGCCGTGGTGGATGAATTCCGTGAGCATGAGGACATGCCCAACACCACCAACCCGGATGACTGGGCAAGGATTTCCGGTAAGAAGGGCGAAAGGATCACCTACATTAGGACCATCGTCCAGGGCAAGGCAGGCCAGGAGCCTGGCAAGTCCATCGAAACCACTGCCAACACGGGTCAGTACCTGTGA